In Ruania alkalisoli, the DNA window GCCGCCCGGACGAGGTCGTGTGGCTGATCGACGCCACCTTCGGCCCGACCGGCACCAATCGGCTGAGCACGATCGAGACGATCACCCTGCTGCTCGACCGCGCCGAGGCGCACCGGCTCCTGTCACACACCGACGACGCCCTGGACGACATCGCCGAGCTCCTGCCGCAGCTGCGGGGAGCCGTGGCCGCCGCCCCGGCCGATGCACGTCTTCCCATGCTCGTACTCACCGCGGCCCGGTTGCGCGCCGATCTCGAGCAGCACGACCGCGATGATCTCGACGCCGCGCTGAACTCCTTGGCGGAGGCGAACCGGTGGATGGCCGAGCTGCCGACGTCCGGCAACTCCAACCGGCCACGGATCGAGCTCGAGGTGTCCCGACTGCGCCATCTCGGATACGCCGGACGGCATCGTGACTCAGGCGCGCGCTCTCTCGACCTGCTGAACGAGATCGCCGACCCACGGGTGGTCCTCCCGCTCGTGTACCCCACCGGGCTCGGTCTGCTCCAGGCCGGGCGATTCGAGGAGACGTGGAGCATCGCCGCCCGCTATCGCGCCGCGATCGCCGCCGGATCGGATGTTCACGGTGACGCGGCGGCCGAGCTCGCTGCCCTCGGGGTCCTCGCGCACCTGGGGGCGGGTGAGATCGATCAGCTCGAGGCACTGACGCCGACGAGGTTCGAGAACCCTCCCACGGGGGCACCATGGTTGAACGCACAGGTCGGCGCAGGTCTGACCGCCGCCGCGCGCGGTACCTGGTCCCAGGCTCAGAGCAGGTTGTGCCGGGTACACGAGCAACTCGACCTGCATGGTCCCCCGGGGATCGGTGCCTACGCACGCGGGGTCGAGGCACTCGCGGCCGCAGCCGGAGGGGAACCGGCCCGCGCTCAGGATCTGCTCACCACCATCCGCGCCATGGCCCGGAGCCAGACAGCCGTGCTCAGCGGCGAGCTTCGCCTGCTGCGCCTCGACACCATGTTGTGGCTACGTGCACCATCGCTTCCCCGGGCAGCGCGTGCGCTCGCCTCTTGGGCCCACCTGTCGGGGCTCATGCGTATCGAGATGGAGGCGTTGCACCGATCCCTGGTGCTCGACCTGCGTGCCGGCCGTCCGCCCTATGACGGAGTCCTTGAACGTCTGCGTCAGCTCCGGGCTCAGTTCACGTCACCGCGGGTCGACGCACTCCTGGCACACGCCGAGGCCCTCGTGCGCGCAGACGCCGACCTCGCCGGAATCGCCGAGCGCCAGCTCAACGAACGCGGCCTGTGGCTGCCTCCCGGACCACAAACGCGTAGCCTCACGCCGCGCGAACGCGAGGTCGCGGCCCTCGCCCGGGCCCGCCTCACCAGTCGCACCATCGCCACCCGGCTCGGGGTCTCCGCCCGCACCGTCGACAGCCACCTCGCCAGCGTCTTCGCCAAGCTCGGCGTCTCCAGCAGGGAGGAACTGACCCATGCGCTCCGCTGAGCTCCCCGCACCCCCTCTCCCTCGTCAGCCGCCGACACCGTCTGAGCTGAACCAGCCGCCCCAGCCGGCGGAACCCCTGTCGGTCTCGCCCCTGGAGCCAACCCAGATCCTGGCGGCGCTCTCAACCGGTCACTCCGTCGTCGTCCAAGGAGAGCCCGGAAGCGGCAAGACGCACCTGATCAACGCCGCGCTGGGCGATGGCCTCCTACGAGAACGACGCCTCGTCGATCTCACATCCACCCCGAGCAACCCCTCATCGTGGCAGCCCCTGGTCGAGAAGGCCGGTTCCCGCGGCGATGTCGCAGCCGGGGCCAACGCACTGTGGGACTGGCTGGCGCTACCGAAGCAGGGCGAGACACTGCTCCGGCTCGATGACGCCCACCTCCTCGACGACGCGGTCCTGCGCGCTGTCGAGGAGGTAGCCGAGCGCCCGGGGGTGGCACTCGCCGCCAGCCACAGCGCCCATCCGAGCGGTCCGCCTGTGCTCGCGGACCTGACCGATGTGGTGGCGTTTCAGGTCCGGCCCATGAACACGGCGCAGACCGAAGCGCTCCTGGCGGACATGCTCGGCGGCTTTCCCACGGCGGACGCCGTCCACCGGCTCTGGATCGCCTCCCGCGGCAACCCCTTCTACCTGTCCGAGCTCGTGAGGGACCATCGGCAGCGTGGCGACCTTTTCGCCAGCGACGGTGTCTGGGTGTGGACAGGGGTCCCGACGCTAACGGACCGAATGATGGAGGCAGCCTTCCACGACCTCAGCGGCCTGGACGAGACGGAGCGAGCGGTCGTCGAACGCGCCGCCGTTGCCGGCGGGGTGCCCGCCACCGTTGCGGACAAGGTGAGCAGGCGACTCCTACGCCGCGGTTTGCTACGTCCTGGCCAGGGCGGGGAGAGTTCCGGCGGTCCTGCACACTTGGAAGTGACGCATCCGCTTCGGGCGGACGCCATCGCCGCTCAGGTCTCGAGCAGCCGGCGCCACGACCTGATCGCCGGTGGCCCGGTCGCACCGGCGCCGACCGCCCCGCAGGACCTCGTGCGGTCGGTCTCCCGTCGAGTGCGGGCCGAGGTCGATGTCCCACTGCCCGAGCTGCTGCGCGCCTGCGATCATGCGGTGCGCTCGGACGAACCGCAGATGGCCGTGGAGCTGACCGGTACGGTGCTGCGGCGCGGGATCGACCCTGTCGGGACCATCCAGCTCCTCACCGCCCGTGCCACGGCCCATCTGCGTCTCGGTGACATCAACGCGGCGCTGTCCGATCTCGCATCGGCTCGCTCAGCGATGGTGCTCTCGGACGGCTCCGGAGCGGAAGTCCTCGATGCCTACCTCCCGGCGATCCGCCACGAGACGACAGTGCGGCACTTTCTCGCCATGGACACCGAAGCGGCATTGGACATGCTCAGCTCCACCGCACGCTGGATGCGCCCCCAGGCGAAGACCAATGGGACTGTCGCACAGGCGCTGACGAACGTCGAGGCGCTGTATCTGTCCCACCTCGCCTGGGCTGGACGGCACCCCGAGATGGTGGACGAGGCACACCAGCGGTTGCGCGACACCCCGTACCTGGAGCAGGTCGTGCAGCTCGTCGGACCGGCGGCGGTTGCCCTCGCGCTCACCGGCCGCGCCCACGATGCCGACGCTCTGTTCCGCCGCTTTCTTCCGGTGATCTCTAGCGATCGTGTGCTGCGAGCGTGGAACCCGGGTTCCTTTACCCTGCTCAGATTCTTCCTGCTCGTGCTCACCGGCGAGATCGACGCGGCCGAACGCACCGAGCCGACCGCAGGCACCGATATCGACATGGTGGGCCGGCATCTGCGCCGCGGAACCGTGGCGTCTGCCCGCGGAGATTGGGTCACGGCACGACGAGAGCTCCGTGCAGCGAACGTCCGCCTGCGTGTGCGCGACACCCTCGGCGTCGTCGCCTACAGCCTCGCGCAGGAGGCGAAGGTGGCCGCAGCTGCCGGCGAGAGCAGCGACGCCCGAGCGCTACTCAGCGAGCTGGCTACGACACCCCGGCGATGCTCCTGGGTGACCGGCGCCTACCTGGACCTCCACAGGGTCGATGCCCTGCTCTGGCTGCGCGATCCGAGCATCACCGATGTCACGACGCACCTCGCGGCCGCAGCCGCCCGGGACCGCCAGTACGCCATCGAGCTCGAGTCGCTGCACCGGCTCGTCGTCGCCGTCGGCCCGTCGGCAGCACAGGCTGCGATCGGCGAACCACTGGCAGAGCGCGTCGCGCTGCTCGCCGACCGGGTCGACGGGCGGCGCAGCGATGCCGTGGTCGCCCACCTGAACGCGATGCTCGGGAGCCGGAGACGAGCGGCCACACAGGCGGCGGACCGACTGCGGGAGTGCGGTGTGGTCCTTCCTCCCACGCACGAACCTGCCCATCTGACCCGCCGCGAGCGGGAGGTCGCGATCCTCGCAGCCGGTGGGATGACCAGTAGGGCGATCGCGCAGCGGCTGGTGCTGTCGGTCCGCACGGTCGATTCCCATCTGGCCGGTGCCTACCGGAAGCTGGGGGTCTGCTCACGGGAGCGTCTCGCGGAGGCCCTGACTGCTGCTGGCGGGTGAGGGCGCTACCCCATCCCCGGGTCGTACCCTGCCCGCAACCAGACGTGCCGCGGAATCTGATCGACGATGCCGTACAGCAGGTTGGCGTAGGCGTCGATGTACTGCTCCTGCTGCCGCCCGCTGACGTACATCAGGATGTCCTGCCCCTCGATCGAGATGGTGCGGCGCAGAGCGTCCGGCTGCATCAACCGCTCCATCATCCGCGGGTGGATCACGTCATAGGCGTACTGCCCTGGAGGCGCTTTGACGCGCCATGCGTCGTTGAACGCCTCGGACTCGAACTCGATGTCCTGACCGCCGAAGAACTTGGCGATCGAGTCGCCCATGCCCTCCGGGCTCAGCTGCAACCATGGCAGTGGGGCGGGCAGGTGCATCGCAATCACGTGGAAGGTGTGGGTACTGCGGTTCTTCCCCGACCCGGTCGTGTACTTGTACGTCATCGACACCACGTGCCGGCCGTGAAAGTCGCCGCTGAGCACGTTGGTGGCCCGCCGTGAGCTTCCCCGCCCGAACGGCGCGCTCCGCCAGCGCGAGACCAGGTGCGGTGCCGAGGGCGTGTACTTCCACCCGCGTGCCGCCGCCCACCGAGCCAAGTGTTCCCGGCGCTTCTTCGCCTGATGGTGACTGAACACGATCACGCCGATGACGAACGCGGGTATGAGCACCCACATCAAGATCGGTACGAGCGAGAAGCCCGAGTCCACGCGTCACACCCTTCTTCGACTACTTCGCGACCCTAGCAACCCCACAGGCCCCGGCCGATGGGCACTCCTGCCCTCGGAACCAGGCACCGTGAGGCACAGAGAGGCACAGAGAGGTGGGACGGTCTCAGGCCCCTCCGGGCGGCCCCACCCACAGCATCACCCGGAACACGAGCGCGGTCACGGCCAGCGCCACAAGAGCGAACCGCACCGGACGGCGCAGCACCGCTGCGAGCACCCGTTCGACCAGCGTCCGCTCACCTCCAGCTCCTCGCAGCCGCCATTGCGGCCCCGCCAAGCCACGCCGCCGCACCCACCGTTCGAACGGGATCGTCGCGAACGGCGGGATGGCACTGGCCAGACCCAGCACGATCGTGCCGGCACGCCACCGCTGGTCGATCCCGACCACCACCGTGCTCACGCAGTACAGCAGGAACACGAACCCGTGGATCGGCCCGGCGATCGTCACCCCGAGGTCGGTGGTGGAGGTGAGGTACTTCAGCGCCATGCCGATCAGCAGCAGTGCCCAGGTGACCGCTTCGGCGTCGGCGAGGAGTCGGTGCAGGCGGCCAGGGCCGAGAGGTCTCATCGGGTCATTGTCTCGTGCCCGACGGCAGGCCGGTGAAGGATCGGCGCAGGCTGCGACGATCTGGTGAAGGCTCCGGGCGGATCGCGAGCAATGCGCCAGGTTCCCTCTCGCGCGCTGGCAGGCTCACCCACGTGACCCGCCAGCACCCCAGCCCCAGCGGCGAAGCCGCCCTTCCTGCCACCACGACGGCGCAGCGCACCCTCCTACGAAAGGTCACCTCCGCCGTCGTGCAGCTGACACGCTTCACCTGGCTGGAGGTGCAGTGCTGTCTGTTCCCGCTGGCGATCTTCGCCGGCCTGGCGGCCAGCGCTGTGGTGGATCTGCCGATCGCCCGCTACGACGCGCTCCTTGTCTACGCCCTCGCTGTGACAGCACTGTTCTGGGTGTTGCGGCTGGAGACCGGGCGGGAGGTGGCAGTGATCTTCGGCTTCCACCTGATCGGGCTGGCGCTGGAGATCTTCAAGGTGCACGTAGGGTCGTGGTCCTACCCGGATGAGGGCCTGCTCCGGGTGGGCGGGGTGCCGCTGTACTCAGGCTTCATGTATGCCGCGGTCGGTTCCTACATCTGCCAGGCGTTCCGGCGGTTCGACCTGCGGGTGGACCATTTCCCGGTGGTTCCGACCGCGATGCTGGCCGTGGCGGCGTATGCGAACTTCTACACCCACCATTGGCTGCCGGACGTGCGGTGGTTGATCGCGGTGGGGTTCGTGGTGGTGCTGTGGCGCTCGCGCGTCGCGTTCACCGTCGGCCAGGCGCGCTACCGGATGCCGCTGAGCGTGAGCTTCGTGCTGATCGGGTTCTTCCTGTGGGTGGCCGAGAACGCCGGTACGTTCCTCGGCGCGTGGCAGTACCCGAGCCAGGCGCAGATCTGGGAGATGGTGCACACCGGGAAGTGGGGCTCGTGGGCGTTGCTGGTCTCGCTCAGTTTCGTGCTGGTGGCTGCGGTGAAGATGCGCGAGGGCCGGTTCTACGGCGAGCGGGGCGCTACGCCTGCGGTGCAGCGGCGCTGACCTCGATCACCGTGTTCCACGGGTCGTCGAAGCGTAGGGTCTGCCCGTCGTGGCGCCCCTGGATGCCGGCGTGGGCGAGGCGGTCGGTGAGCGCGGTGACGTCGTCGGTGGTCGGTACCTCGATGCTGACCTGCCCCAGGCCGAGGGAGGCCGCGCGCGGACCCGCTCCGGCGGAGTTCCAGGTGTTCATGCCGATGTGGTGGTGGTATCCACCGGCCGCGATGAACATGGCCTGCCGCCCGAATGTGGCCATCACCTCGAAGCCGAGCGTGTCCACGTAGAAGGCCTTGGCGGTCGGGATGTCTCCCACCTGCAGGTGCACGTGTCCGATGACGGCGTCCGGCCCCGGAGCGGCGGCCTCACCCTGGGCAGGGGTTGCCAGGTGCTCACGCATGAAGGCGTTCGGGTCGAGCGGAAGGGAGTCCATCTGCACCCCGCCGCCGGATGTGCGGGTCCACTGCTCGCGAGGGCGGTCCAGGTAGAGCTCGACGCCGTTACCTTCCGGGTCGTCGAAGTAGAAGGCCTCGGAGACCAGGTGATCGGCGGAGCCGGTGAAGCTGGCGGGGGCGAAGCCCGCCACGCTGGCCAGGGAGCGGGCGAGCGCGGCGGCACTGTCGAACAGGATGGCGGTGTGGAACAGGCCGGCGTCGCGGCGGGAGAAGCTCGGCAGGTCGCGCTCTGCCCGCATCCTCACGATCGGCGTCCTCCCGCGGCCGAGCACGGCCGTCGGCCCGGCGTGCTCGAGCACATCGAGCCCGATCCCGGTGGCGTAGTAGGCGATCATGGCGTCGAGGTCGCGCACGAGCAGGTCCACGGTGCCCATGGCGGTGTCCTGGGCGAGACGGTCGGTCATGTCGATCACTCCTGGTAGTTGATGTTTAAACTATCTCACGGGGCCGAGCCCTTGACGACCCCTCCCTCCCCGAAATCAATCGTCGATCTGGCGGTTGGGAACGCGGCATCGACGACCACATCGACGTTTGATTTCACCCACCCCCGGGCAATACGTGGGTGACACTCCCCCCTGCTACGACAGCGCGTCGCGACGATACACGGATCTCTGTACTATGGGAGCATGCCTCTCTCCGCTGCTCGCTCCAGCACCGGTGGCGCGACGACGGCCTCCCTGGAGCTGCCGACCGCCACACTCACCCACACCGCTGCTGTCGCTCGGCTCGGGTACGCACTGTCCGACCACACCCGCACCCGCATCCTGCTTGCTCTCCGGGAAGCCCCAGCCTGCCCGTCCGACCTGGCCGGGGCACTGGGCGTCTCCCGGCAGGTGATGTCCAACCAGCTCTCCTGCCTCCGCGGATGCGGGCTCGTGGAGTCGGTACGAGAGGGCCGCCGCACCTGGTACCGCCTGGCCGACGACTCCCTCGCGCCGGCGCTGGACCAGCTCCTGACCCTCACCCTCGCCGTCGACCCGAACTGCTGCGGACCGGAGTGCACCTGCTCATGACCTCCCTTCCCCTCACCCCCCGCGCGCTCGACTCGGCCCGTCGCTGCGTGCTGGAGCGCCGCATCCGCTGGATCGTGACCGCGACCATCGCCTACAACGTGATCGAGGCGATCGTCGCGATCACCGCCGGCCGGATCGCCTCCTCTGCAGCGCTGGTCGGATTCGGGCTCGATTCCACGGTCGAGGTACTCTCCGCGGCGGCGGTGGCGTGGCAGTTCCGCGCCCCGGACCCCGAGGCCCGCGAGCGCATCGCGCTCCGGGTGATCGCCTTCTCGTTCTTCGGCCTCGCCCTGTTCGTCACGATCGATGCAGTGCGCAGCCTGCTCGGCGCGGCGGAGCCGGAGCACTCGACGGTCGGGATCGTGCTTGCCGCGGTGAGCCTGGCGATCATGCCGCTGTTGTCCTGGTTCGAACGTCGCACCGGCCGTGAGCTCGGCTCTGCTTCGGCGGTGGCCGACTCCAAGCAGACATTGCTGTGCACCTACCTCTCGGCGGTGCTGCTGGCGGGCCTGCTCCTCAACTCCCTGCTCAGCTGGACCTGGGCCGACCCCCTGGCAGCCCTGGTGATCGCCGGTGTGGCGGTCAAGGAGGGTGCGGAGGCCTGGCGCGGTGACGCCTGCTGCCACGCCCCCACGAGCGCGCTGACTCATGCCGACCAGACCACCGGCTGCGCCGACGGGTGCTGCACGGACTAATATGTCGCGTCGACATCTCTGAGATGACGCGCCACCCGGCACAACCCGGCGCGATCCGGCTCTCCCCTCACTCGCGTGGCCACTCACCACGGTGAGTCCGGCAGACTGACCTGCGATGACAACACTGGACGCAGACCTCGCCGTTCTCGGCCTCGGTGCCGCAGGCAGCTCCACCCTGTGGCGCTGCGCCACCCGCGGCGCCGACGTGATCGGCTTCGAGCAGCACACCCCCGGCCATCCGCACGGCTCCTCACACGGGCACAGCCGGCTGTTCCGCACCGCACTGGTGGAGGGCCCGCAGTACGTCGCTCTCGCCCAGCACGCCCTCCGGCTGTGGCGAGAACTCGAGCAGACCGACGGCACCGAGCTCCTCAGCCTCTGCGGCGGGATCTTCCTCGGCCCCGCCGACGGCCGCCTCCTGCCGCCCATCCTGGAGACCATCGAGGCGCACGATCTGCCGCACGAACGCCTCACCACAGCACAGATCCGGTCCGCCTACCCCCAGCACACCATCGAGGACGCCACAGTGGGAATCCGCGATCCTGGTACTGGGGTGCTGCGCTCCGAGGCGGGCATCCGCGCAGCGGTGAGGGCCGCCGTCGGGCTGGGAGCCCGGGTGCGCACCGGCGAACGGATCCTGGCCGTGCAACCTGGCGACCGCGGGGTCGAGGTGCGCAGCACCGGGCCTGAGGGGGAACGCACGTGGCGATTCGGCCGCGTCATCATGGCCACCGGCGCCTGGACGGCGGGGCTGCTGCCCGGACTGAGCATCCCGATGCAGGTGCGGCGCACGCTGCTGACCTGGTTCGGCGCACCCGACGCCGAGCAGTTCGGGCCGGGCAGTTTCGGGGTGTTCCTGCATGAGGCAGACGGGTACCTCGCCTGGGGCGCCCCCGCCCTGGAGGGGTACGGCGTGAAGGTTGGCCTGCACGACCTGCCGGCACCCGCCGTCGCGGATCCTGGCCGGAACCCGCTCGAGGTGGACCCGGCGGAGTGGGCCGAGGTGGCGGCGTGGGTGTCCCGGCGCCTCCCCACGTTGGACTCCGCCGACGTGCGCGCCGAGGGCTGCATGTACACCCACACCCCGGACGAGGCGTTCAGCATCGGCATCCCGCGCGCCTACCCCGGGGTGGTGCTCGCGGCCGCGTGCTCCGGGCACGGGTTCAAACACGCGACCGCTGTCGGTGACGTGGCCGCTGCCCTCGCCGTGGACGACGAGCCGCCGGTGGACCTGACACCGTTCTCCCCGGACCGGTTCGGCTGACGAAGCGCCAGTTAGAGCACGACGGCGTAGCCCGGCTCGATCCGCAACCTCACCTGCGCACCAGGTTCCGGTGCGGCCGCGCCCGCCACCGCGGTCACCTCACCCCACCCGGGCACCTGCACCCGGACCGTGGGCCGGCCCCGGGCGAACCCGGTGGCGACCACGCGACCGGCCGGCCCGTCACCGTCGGCAGCACCTGAGTTCGGATCCACCACCAGCGCACCCGGCCCGAGACCGAGAGTGCGCCCGTCGTGCTCGACCACCACGAAACCAAGAAACTGCGCGACCGTGGCATCGACCGGGCCCGCCCACAGCTCGGCCGGAGTGCCGATCTGCACGAGCCTGCCCTGCCGCATCACGGCCACCCGGTCGGCCACGGCGAAGGCCTCGTCGTGGTCGTGGGTGACGTACATCGCCGTGGTGGAGGTCTCGGTGAGGATGCGGCGCAGCTCCACCGACAAAGTCTCGCGCAGCTCGCGGTCGAGTGCCGAGAGCGGTTCGTCCAGCAGCAGTAGCCGCGGCCGGGGCGCCAGCGCCCGGGCCAGCGCCACCCGCTGCTGCTCACCTCCCGAGAGCGAAGCCACCGCACGGTCGCCGAAGCCGTCCAGACCCACCAGCGCGAGCAGCTCGTGCACGCGCCTGGTCCGCTCTGCCCGGGCCACACGCGCCATCCGCAGCCCGAACTCCACGTTGCCCGCGACGTCCCGGTGCGGAAACAGCTGCCCGTCCTGGAACATCAGCCCGAACCCGCGCCGGTGCACCGGTTCGCCGCTCACATCGGCGCCGTCCCACAGCACGTCCCCGCCGGTCAGCGGCTCCAGACCCGCGACGGCCCGCAGCAGCGAGGACTTCCCGCACCCGGACGGGCCGAGCACGGCGACCACCTCACCGGTGGCCACGTGCAGGTCCACCCCGGCGACCGCCGTCGTGGGTCCGTAGGCCACCCGTGCCCCGCGCACGTTCAGACCTCGTGACTCAGAACTCACCGGCCCGCTCCCCTCGTAGTCGTTCCGCCAACCCCATCACTCCTGCCGTCAGCAGGGCCAGCACCACCGAGGCCGCGAGCGCCATCCCGTAGTTCTCCGCACCGGGTTGCCCGATGAGGCGGAAGATGACCACGGGCAGGGTGGGCCGATCTGGACGGGAGAGGAACGCCGTCGCGCCGAACTCCCCGAGCGAGACCGCGAAGGCGAACCCGATGGCCAGCCCCATCGATCGGATCAGGAACGGTAGCTCGACGGCGGCGAGCACGCGGGCCGGGGAGGCGCCCAGCACGGTGGCGGCCTCCCGGAGGCGGGGGTCGATCGCACGCAGCACCGGCAGCACGGTCCTCACCACCAACGGCATCGCCACGATCGCCTGCGCGATCGGGATGAGCACCGGGGAGGAGCGCAGGTCCAGTGGCGGGGCGTCGAGGGTGATGAGGAAGCCGAAGCCCACGGTCACCGCCGATACCCCGAGCGGGAGCATGACGAGGGAATCCATCCACCCGATCGCCTGGCGGGCGGCCGGGTGCCGGGGGCGGCGCGAGAGCACGAGGGCCACCAGCACACCCATCACCACGGCCAGCACCGTGGCATCGACGGCGATGCGCAGCGAGTTCGCGGCCGCCTCCCATACGGTCACCGTGAGTGCGTTGTCACCACCGGTGGTGCCCAGCGCCACATAATTGCCCAGGCCCCAGCCCGACGGCGTGCGCAGCGACCTGATCAGCAGAGTCCCCAGGGGCAGCAGCACCAGGACGCCGACCACGGCGGCGGTCACCGCAGCCGGGAGGAGGTCGGCTCCGGCCCTCCAGGGGCCGAACTTTCGACCCTTGAAGCCGGGTTGCCCCGAATTTCGGGCCCGTGAAGCCGGGTGGGCCGGCTGCAGCCGGAGGGCGCGCTCGCGGCGGGCGCGGGTGCGGGCGAACAGAGCCAGCGACCCGGCCACCACCACCAGCTGCATCATCGAGAGCACGGCGGCGGCGCGCAGGTCGAGGAACTGGGTGGTCTGGATCCAGATCTCGGTCTCGATCGTGCCGAACTGGATGCCACCGAGCACGAGCACCACCCCGAACGCGGTGGCGCAGAACAGGAACACGACCGAGGCCGCCGAGGCGATCGCGGGAGTGAGCGCCGGGAGGGTGACGGTGAGGAACGCCCGGGCCGGGGACGCGCCCAGGGCACGGGCGGCCTGCTCGGTGCGGGGGTCCAGCCGTTCCCACATCCCGCCGACCGTGCGGACCACCACGGCGTAGTTGAAGAACACCAGCGCCAGGATGATCGCGGTGAACGTGCCGTCCAGGCCGAGGAAGCCGAGCGGGCCGGAGTCGGCGAGCAGCGTGCGGAACGCCACGCCCACCACCACGGTCGGCAGCACGAAGGGGATGGTCACGACCGCACGGACAAGGCGCTGTCCGGGGAAAGTGCAGCGGTAAAGCACGTAGGCGCCGGGGATGCCGAGCAGGACCGCTCCGGTCGTGCCGAGTATGGCCTGGGTGAGGGTGAGGCGGACGATCCGCCAGGTCCGCGGCCGGGCGAAGACCTCCCCGAAGCCACCCAGATCGAGAATCCCGTCCGTAACGAAGCCGCGGCCGATCAGGGAGGCGACCGGGTAGGCGAAGAAGACCCCCAGGAAGGTCAGCGGAACCGCTGCAGCAAGGATCCATATCAGGGTGCGGGTAAGACCGAGACCCGGTCGCCCGGTGCCACGGCCTCGACCATGCCCTCCGGCGTGGCCACTGCCGCCCGTGCCGTCCCCACCGGGGGTGAAGTTGACGTCGGTTATGGCGCCATAACCGACGTCAACTTCACCCCCGGTGAGCGGAGGGGCGGTGCGGCCCGTCGGGACGGCCGGGGCATCGGCTTCCGGCCGACCGGATCGCGCCCGGGTCACCCGATGACTGTCGCCGTCCATGCCTCGATCCACTCGTCACGGTGGGCGTCGATCTCCGCCGGGGCCACCTCGTGCGGGTCATCGGCGAGCGGGGCGAACTGCGTCCAGGACTCCGGCAGCTCAACCTGGT includes these proteins:
- a CDS encoding helix-turn-helix transcriptional regulator; its protein translation is MSVRPHDVAGPASASSHRIDHVTQVEQFEHVHQAHEIQLVRSLRAGRGVLVFGEAGTGKSHLVSRVLTQEGYPDEIAHSSPPALQRTVPLTTTFDGLVHALGLDSRPATTDQAAIAVQKHLTPARSSACAPLLRIDRAHLLDSASAAVIAEMVRLRKITLVATARPHTASAAPWHGLWRDEVLDRLDLHALAPDEIAELLTTMVGEPVAPDVVRHLWDRSGGNVLHLRELTTGLPARSGLAATDQISSLTITPEPVPALLTVATTELAGLSDRALQALRALALLGPLTLGTLLDSVDRDTVENLLHRGLIRTRPAERLPELMVEPAHNLLREALLSTTPPHQRQEILQEAAGRGASGGVLGRQAVLLLLSKGWPLGYATIRSAVAEAFAHRRPDEVVWLIDATFGPTGTNRLSTIETITLLLDRAEAHRLLSHTDDALDDIAELLPQLRGAVAAAPADARLPMLVLTAARLRADLEQHDRDDLDAALNSLAEANRWMAELPTSGNSNRPRIELEVSRLRHLGYAGRHRDSGARSLDLLNEIADPRVVLPLVYPTGLGLLQAGRFEETWSIAARYRAAIAAGSDVHGDAAAELAALGVLAHLGAGEIDQLEALTPTRFENPPTGAPWLNAQVGAGLTAAARGTWSQAQSRLCRVHEQLDLHGPPGIGAYARGVEALAAAAGGEPARAQDLLTTIRAMARSQTAVLSGELRLLRLDTMLWLRAPSLPRAARALASWAHLSGLMRIEMEALHRSLVLDLRAGRPPYDGVLERLRQLRAQFTSPRVDALLAHAEALVRADADLAGIAERQLNERGLWLPPGPQTRSLTPREREVAALARARLTSRTIATRLGVSARTVDSHLASVFAKLGVSSREELTHALR
- a CDS encoding helix-turn-helix transcriptional regulator, with translation MRSAELPAPPLPRQPPTPSELNQPPQPAEPLSVSPLEPTQILAALSTGHSVVVQGEPGSGKTHLINAALGDGLLRERRLVDLTSTPSNPSSWQPLVEKAGSRGDVAAGANALWDWLALPKQGETLLRLDDAHLLDDAVLRAVEEVAERPGVALAASHSAHPSGPPVLADLTDVVAFQVRPMNTAQTEALLADMLGGFPTADAVHRLWIASRGNPFYLSELVRDHRQRGDLFASDGVWVWTGVPTLTDRMMEAAFHDLSGLDETERAVVERAAVAGGVPATVADKVSRRLLRRGLLRPGQGGESSGGPAHLEVTHPLRADAIAAQVSSSRRHDLIAGGPVAPAPTAPQDLVRSVSRRVRAEVDVPLPELLRACDHAVRSDEPQMAVELTGTVLRRGIDPVGTIQLLTARATAHLRLGDINAALSDLASARSAMVLSDGSGAEVLDAYLPAIRHETTVRHFLAMDTEAALDMLSSTARWMRPQAKTNGTVAQALTNVEALYLSHLAWAGRHPEMVDEAHQRLRDTPYLEQVVQLVGPAAVALALTGRAHDADALFRRFLPVISSDRVLRAWNPGSFTLLRFFLLVLTGEIDAAERTEPTAGTDIDMVGRHLRRGTVASARGDWVTARRELRAANVRLRVRDTLGVVAYSLAQEAKVAAAAGESSDARALLSELATTPRRCSWVTGAYLDLHRVDALLWLRDPSITDVTTHLAAAAARDRQYAIELESLHRLVVAVGPSAAQAAIGEPLAERVALLADRVDGRRSDAVVAHLNAMLGSRRRAATQAADRLRECGVVLPPTHEPAHLTRREREVAILAAGGMTSRAIAQRLVLSVRTVDSHLAGAYRKLGVCSRERLAEALTAAGG
- a CDS encoding DUF3817 domain-containing protein; translated protein: MRPLGPGRLHRLLADAEAVTWALLLIGMALKYLTSTTDLGVTIAGPIHGFVFLLYCVSTVVVGIDQRWRAGTIVLGLASAIPPFATIPFERWVRRRGLAGPQWRLRGAGGERTLVERVLAAVLRRPVRFALVALAVTALVFRVMLWVGPPGGA
- a CDS encoding DUF817 domain-containing protein, with product MTRQHPSPSGEAALPATTTAQRTLLRKVTSAVVQLTRFTWLEVQCCLFPLAIFAGLAASAVVDLPIARYDALLVYALAVTALFWVLRLETGREVAVIFGFHLIGLALEIFKVHVGSWSYPDEGLLRVGGVPLYSGFMYAAVGSYICQAFRRFDLRVDHFPVVPTAMLAVAAYANFYTHHWLPDVRWLIAVGFVVVLWRSRVAFTVGQARYRMPLSVSFVLIGFFLWVAENAGTFLGAWQYPSQAQIWEMVHTGKWGSWALLVSLSFVLVAAVKMREGRFYGERGATPAVQRR
- a CDS encoding VOC family protein translates to MTDRLAQDTAMGTVDLLVRDLDAMIAYYATGIGLDVLEHAGPTAVLGRGRTPIVRMRAERDLPSFSRRDAGLFHTAILFDSAAALARSLASVAGFAPASFTGSADHLVSEAFYFDDPEGNGVELYLDRPREQWTRTSGGGVQMDSLPLDPNAFMREHLATPAQGEAAAPGPDAVIGHVHLQVGDIPTAKAFYVDTLGFEVMATFGRQAMFIAAGGYHHHIGMNTWNSAGAGPRAASLGLGQVSIEVPTTDDVTALTDRLAHAGIQGRHDGQTLRFDDPWNTVIEVSAAAPQA
- a CDS encoding ArsR/SmtB family transcription factor — protein: MPLSAARSSTGGATTASLELPTATLTHTAAVARLGYALSDHTRTRILLALREAPACPSDLAGALGVSRQVMSNQLSCLRGCGLVESVREGRRTWYRLADDSLAPALDQLLTLTLAVDPNCCGPECTCS
- a CDS encoding cation transporter yields the protein MTSLPLTPRALDSARRCVLERRIRWIVTATIAYNVIEAIVAITAGRIASSAALVGFGLDSTVEVLSAAAVAWQFRAPDPEARERIALRVIAFSFFGLALFVTIDAVRSLLGAAEPEHSTVGIVLAAVSLAIMPLLSWFERRTGRELGSASAVADSKQTLLCTYLSAVLLAGLLLNSLLSWTWADPLAALVIAGVAVKEGAEAWRGDACCHAPTSALTHADQTTGCADGCCTD